CCGCCTGACAAGTCCTTTCGCCATTATCCCGGCTTGATTCTGGAGTTTTTGCGCAAAAAACGCGGCTGCACTCTTGTGATTGTCGGATTTTACGGGCAGTTGTTGATGCCGTTCGTGCGTCTGTTTACGCGCAAGCCGATATTGTTCGATGTGTACATTTCGACGTTTGGCACGATGGTTCACGATCGCGAAGCAGCGTCCGCGGCGAGCTGGAAGGCGAGACTGTACTGGCTTGTCGATCATCTGTCGATGCGCCTCGCCGACCGCATCATTTTGGAAACGCGCGATCATATTCGCGGTTACGAGCGTGAGTATCGCGTGCCCGCGGTCAAATTTGAGCAACTGTTTTTGGTTGCGGATGATAGTGTGATTTATCCGCGCCCGCAGCAAAATGCGAACGGCAAGTTTCTCGTGCATTTTCACGGCGAGTATGCGCCGTTTCACGGTGTGCAGTATATTTTACGCGCCGCCAAATTGCTCGAAAGTGAGAACGTGCATTTTCAAATCATCGGCAAAGGCATCACCTACGGCCGTGACCGCAAGCTTGCCGGTGAGCTGCAGTTAAAAAATGTCACGTTCATCGACTGGGTGCCGTACAGCGAGCTGGCCGATTACATGTGCCGCGCCGAAGTTTGCCTCGGTTTTTTTGGCGACAATCCGCGGACGCTGCGCGTGCTCACGAATAAAGTCGTTGAGGCGATGGCGGTCAAGCGTCCGCTGATTTCGGCGAAGAACGCGCCCGTGCAGGAACTGCTCAAAGACGGCGAAAGCGCCTTGCTGATCGAGCGCGCCAATCCCGAGGCGCTCGCCGGCGCGATTCGCCGGCTGAAAGATGATCCGACGCTGCGCCAGCAGATCGCTGAAAATGGCTATCAGGTTTTTCTCAAAAATTGCACACAACAAGTTTTTGCCGCCAGACTGAAAAAAATTATCGAGGAGATGATTCGATATGGAAGTCGCAGTTGATTACACGCCGTTTCAAAATAAAAAGGTTTTAATCACCGGCGGATTGGGGTTCATCGGCAGCAATCTCGCGCATCAGCTCATCAAACACGGCGCGGAGGTGACGCTGTTCGACGCCTGCCTCGATCCGTACGGCTGGAATTTTGCCAACGTCAAGGAGATCGAAGAAGACGTTCGCTTTGTGAAGGGCGACGTGCGGGATCGCGCCGCGCTGGAGCGTGTCGCGCGCCGCAAAGACTACATTTTTCATCTCGCCGCGCAAGTCGGGCGGGAGATTTCGATGGAAGATCCCTGGCTCGACACCGAGACAAATTGCAGCGGCACCCTCAATTTGCTGGAGATTCTCCGCCAACAGGCCAACGGCACGAAGATCATTTTCGCCGGCTCGCGCGGCCAGGTCGGCGAGCCGCGCTATTTGCCAGTCGATGAAAAACATCCCTGCGAGCCGACGGACATTTACGGCATCAACAAGCTCGCAGCGGAAAAATATATTTTGCTCTACAACAAAGTTTATAACATTCCGGCGGTGTCGCTGCGCTTGAACAATGTTTATGGCCCACGCTGCCAGATGTTCAACGGCTTTTACGGCATTCTCAACTGGTTCATCGCCAACGCCATGACCAACAAGCCGATCACGGTTTACGGCGAAGGCGCGCAGACGCGCGATTATGTTTATATCGACGACGTGGTCGAGGCCTTCATGCGCGCCGCGCTTTCTCCGGCGGCGGATGGCGAGTTTTTTTACGTCGGCTCCGGCGTTGAGACGGTGTTCCTCGACATGGTGCATGAAGTCGTCCGCGCCGTCGGCAAAGGCGAAATCAAACACGTGCCTTTTCCCGCCTCGCGCGAGAAAATCGACATCAAGCGCTTTGTGGTTTCTGTTGAAAAAATCCGCCAGAAACTTGGCTGGCAGCCGGCAGTTTCATTGCGAGATGGCATCGAAATGACGGTGAGGTTTTATCGGGATCGGTTGGGGGAGTATTTGCGGGAGAGTTGATTGTTTGTAATAGCCCCCTCCAGGGGCACAGGTTTGATTTTGAATTTTAATTTTAGAGCCGGTGGAATATTTTCATTCTTCACTGGGCCGAGATTCAAGCGGCGTATCAAAATCAGCACTCGCCCAAATTTTGCCGCGTTGCAAACCTGCAATCCGGCGATGATGGCTCGATTCAGCATCGATCAATTCTGTGGCGTAAGCAATGGCGGCTTCGATATCCTCGTAAGTTATTTCCGGAAAATTTTGAAGAATATCGTGAATCGAATCGCCGCCGGCAAGCGAGCCTAAAATGTTGCGAACCATGATCCGCGTGCCACGAATGACCGGTTTACCGTGACATACGTTGGGATTGACTTCGATACGATCAAACATGTTGGTCTCTTTTTCTGAATTTGTGATTTTGTTTCTGAAATTCGTATATCTCTTCTGCAAAATATGAATCTTGCGGTGAGAGGTCAAGCGAGAACTACGCGGAGGTTTTTGTAATAATTTTGCAGGGATTTTACGTAACGCAGGCTTCCAGCCTGCAAACGAAGGCAAGCTGGAAGCTTGCGCTACAAAAAACTTCGCGGTCGTGCCTGCCCTTGCCACAGGCCAGGGATAGTTTTTCCAGAGTAATTGTCATGTACGTTTGCACACCCATCACGATGAAAATGTAGCGCAGACATCTTGTCTGCATGCAGGCTAGAAGCCTGTGCTACGGCATTTTTGTGGTAATACCATATTGGTGCAACGCGATTCATGCAACCGGCGCTTCCTTTTAAAATGCGTTGCACGTCTCGCGTTACACGAAACCAGTCCGGCTAATTCTTCCGATCGTCCGAAATGGAGGGCCGCAATTTGCCTTGCAGCAAAATCCGATACGCGCCGGTGGCCGGGTCGATGCTTTCAATGACCGCATTCCATTTGTCCGAGCCGTCGAGAATAGTGCTGAGATTTTCTTTCAAGACGGAGGAAGAGGGCGGGGTGATTTCCAATACATCAAAAGCGCGGGTCTTGAATTTGAACATGATGTTGACCTCCTTGTCAGGTTGTTGTCTCGCGCGGATGATTCAGCCGAGCGAGTTTCACGATGCCGAATCAAAACCAAAGTCAATATCCTAACTTTGGCTGGTGAATAAAATTCTCGCCTGATGGCGAAAAAGTAAATAAATGTATGAAAATTCATTTTTGATTCCAAGTGTTGTTACCAAAATTTTTTATTTTTTCTTGATTTTAAAGGCGTCATTGTCTACCTTGGTTTTATTTCAGTTTGGAAGAGTTGCCGCTTTGGGCGCACGAAGGCATGCTGCTCGGCATCCGCACGCTGCGCGAGAATAACGGCCTCACATTGAATTTGGCGCTCAGCTATTCGAGCCGGCAGGAAATGGGTGACGCCATGCGCCGCATCGCGATGGAAGTCAAGGCCGGACGCTTGCAGCCGGAAGACATTGACGAGTTCACGATTTCTTCGCATTTATACACGGCGGCGATTCCCGATCCGGATTTGTTGATTCGCACAGCGGCGAGCTGCGCTTGAGCAATTTTCTGCTCTGGCAATTGGCCTGCACCGAAATTTATGTGACCGACGTGCTCTGGCCGGATTTTCGCCGCAAAGAATTTTATCAGGCTCTCCTGGCCTACCAACAGCGCGAGCGCCGCTTTGGAAAAGTCAGCGAACAGCTTGTTGCGGCAGTGTAAGTTTATTCGGTAATTTCGCACATATAAAATTCAAATCCTGATTTCCCTTGCGTTGCTGGAACGCATTTGATGGCAGCCTGAGCCTCCAATGCCAAATCAAGGTCGTCACAAGCGGTGTCAGTCGTGTCGCGTTCAACCCACCATCGAATCGAATACGGCGATTATCAAACGCCGCTCGAATTGGCTGAGAAAATCTGCCAAAAATTAAAGGCCCTCGGCGTCAAGCCCGATGCGATAATCGAGCCAACCTGCGGACTTGGGGCTTTCCTTGACGCCTCAGCGCGTTTTTTCCCCTCGGTTAAAAGAATCATCGGCGTTGAAATCAATTCAGCTTACCTGGACTTACTCCGAAACCGGCAAGATTTACTTGAAAACGGTCGCGTTGAAATCAAGCAAGGCGATTTTTTCAACTTTGATTGGGAAAATCTGCTGAATGATTTGCCAGGCGCGCTTCTGGTTCTCGGAAATTTTCCCTGGGTCACGAATGCGCAGTTGAGCGTGATCGGCGGCGCGAACCTGCCGGAAAAAACGAATTTCCAGCATCAACGCGGTTTGAATGCGATCACCGGAAAAAGCAATTTCGACATTTCAGAATGGATGTTGATACAAGTGGCGAGGTGGCTGCAAAATCGCCATGGGTATCTTGCCATGCTTTGCAAAACCGCGGTTGCGCGCAAGCTGCTGAATCACCTTTATTCTCAACAACTCCAGTTGGCCGATGCCGCTATCTTTGCGATTGACGCCGAAAAATATTTTGGCACGGCGGTGGAGGCCTGTTTGCTCTTCTGCAAATTCGACGGCGTTTCGCGGCATTATGATTATGAAGTTTTCGAGAGTCTGGAGAGCAAAGCCGGTGTGCGTGCCGGTTATCGTGACGGCGTGATGGTGAGAGATTTGGCCGCATTTGACGCGCTTCATCATCTTCACGGTGAGAGTGCGATCATGTGGCGCTCCGGCGTCAAGCACGATTGCGCCGAAGTCATGGAATTTCGAAAAACCGAAAAGGGTTTGGTGAATGGTTTGGGCGAGGCAGTTGATATCGAGCCGGATTATCTTTTTCCCTTGCTCAAGGGCTCTGTTCTTGCCAACGGCCAGGTCGAATCAACGACGCGCTACGTTTTAATGACGCAACAATTTGTTGGTGAATCTACTGACGATATTCAAAAATTGGCGCCAAAAACTTGGGCGTATTTGGAAGCTCATGCCAAACATCTCGACAGCAGGAAAAGCCGTGTCCACCGCAACCAACCGCGTTTCGCAATTTTTGGGGTTGGCGCGTACACGTTTGCGCCATGGAAAATTGCCATTTGCGGGCTTTATAAAACTTTGCAGTTTCGTTTGGTTGGAGAAATTGAAGGCAAGCCGGCGATTTTCGACGATACGGTTTATTTCTTGAGTTTTGCCGATGAGCAGCAAGCGCGAAAGATTTATCAACTTCTGCTCTCGCCGCCGGCGACGAGATTTTTTTCTTCAATGATTTTCTGGGACGAGAAACGGCCCATCAAAGCCGGCATTCTGAATCGTTTCGATTGGCGCCGGCTCCAAACATTGACGTTACGAACAGCGCCATCTTCGTGATAAATGTTTGTGACGGGGGTGGCATCATAAAAGAAAGGCGTCCGAGGTTGCGGCGGATGGAAGAGTAAACGTTATAGACAGGGCGACGGTCTTATTCATAAATGTCGGCGGAGGTCGATATGAACCGTTTAATACGTTCAGCCTTTTTCATGAGTACAGTGGTACTCGTCGCCTGCTCCTCGCATACTCCGCAAGGCGTGGCCATTCCTGCCGTAAGGGAAACGACGAAAAATGTCCAAGCGGAATCCACGCCGCCTCAGCAAGCCCCAGCCGATTCGCAATACGTCGACGACTTCACTTCCAAAGTTTTGCCGATCGTTTCAAAGTGCCAGCCGTGCCATTTTAAAGGAGGCAAAGTTTATGCGCAGCTTCCTTTTGACAATCCGAAAACGATACGCCATCTCGGAACAAAACTCTTCACGCGTATTCGCGACGAAAACCAGCAGGCCATTATTCGTGCTTTTTTGACGCAAAGCGAAAGCGTTTTTTGAATTTTTTAAGTATAAGACAAACTCTATTTTGCAATACGCTGAATCCCCTCCAACGCCCCTTTTGCTGCCACGGTCAAATTCGCATCGGCGTTTTGCTTCAGAATCTCTTGCAGCGCCGGCGCCGCATCGCTTACGCTCAAGCGGCCGAGCATGTTGATGGCGGCTTGCTGCAGCGCGTACACGGGACTTTGTGTTGTCGCAATCAGCATCTTGTGCAGTTCCTTGTCGTTGGGGGCGCAATCTGCCCAGGCATTCAAGGCGGCGCCGACGACATTTTGGTTGTAAGTGTCGCTCGTATATTTTTTAAATCTTCGCTGACGACGTTGGAAAATTCGTGCTTGTGCAAATAGTGGCTGAGCGCGCGGAAATACGGCTCGTCGCCGAGCACTTGCCGGAGCGTATGAAGAACCGCGGCACCTTTCAAGTACGTGTGCTCGGTGTTGTAGATCGAGTTGGCGTCGTCGAAATAATGATGTTCCAAGCCGCGAATGATGTGTTGCGTGCGCACGTAGCGGATGTACTGGTCCTTGGCGATTTGCACGTCCATCAAAAGCTGGTCTTTGCCGAGCGCTTCTTCGTCCCACAGCATCATCAAATAACTCGCGAAGCTTTCGTTGAGCCACAGGTAGCTCAGATTGCGGCAGGTGAGAGTATTGCCGAACCAATGATGCGCCAGCTCGTGCGCAATCGTTGATTCGGCCGTCCAGGGGCCGGCATATTCGTCGAGATTGGGTGCAAAATCCTCCGGCGCATTTTGATCGCGCAAAACTTCGGCGCGATAGCCGGTGACGCCGGTGTGTTCCATGGCGCCGATGGCATAATCCGGCACCGCGATCTGATCGGACTTGTCCCACGGATATTTGTAGCTGAACAGTTTGGAAAAATACTCCACCATGCGCGTCGCATTCCGAAAAGCATAAGCGCCTTCTTTGAGCCAGCCGCGCGGCACCCAATAACTCAGCGGAATATTGCCGTGTGCCGGCGCCAGATCTCCCTTTTCAAAATCGCCGATGTAAACTGAAATGAGATAATTCGAATGCGGCAGTTTTTGCAGCCAGTGAAAAGTCTTTTGCCCATCCGGCCTGGTGAGC
The candidate division KSB1 bacterium DNA segment above includes these coding regions:
- a CDS encoding glycosyltransferase, producing MKVCYIAGREASYSRTHNMLAALRRAGFEVETCLPPDKSFRHYPGLILEFLRKKRGCTLVIVGFYGQLLMPFVRLFTRKPILFDVYISTFGTMVHDREAASAASWKARLYWLVDHLSMRLADRIILETRDHIRGYEREYRVPAVKFEQLFLVADDSVIYPRPQQNANGKFLVHFHGEYAPFHGVQYILRAAKLLESENVHFQIIGKGITYGRDRKLAGELQLKNVTFIDWVPYSELADYMCRAEVCLGFFGDNPRTLRVLTNKVVEAMAVKRPLISAKNAPVQELLKDGESALLIERANPEALAGAIRRLKDDPTLRQQIAENGYQVFLKNCTQQVFAARLKKIIEEMIRYGSRS
- a CDS encoding SDR family NAD(P)-dependent oxidoreductase, with protein sequence MEVAVDYTPFQNKKVLITGGLGFIGSNLAHQLIKHGAEVTLFDACLDPYGWNFANVKEIEEDVRFVKGDVRDRAALERVARRKDYIFHLAAQVGREISMEDPWLDTETNCSGTLNLLEILRQQANGTKIIFAGSRGQVGEPRYLPVDEKHPCEPTDIYGINKLAAEKYILLYNKVYNIPAVSLRLNNVYGPRCQMFNGFYGILNWFIANAMTNKPITVYGEGAQTRDYVYIDDVVEAFMRAALSPAADGEFFYVGSGVETVFLDMVHEVVRAVGKGEIKHVPFPASREKIDIKRFVVSVEKIRQKLGWQPAVSLRDGIEMTVRFYRDRLGEYLRES
- a CDS encoding class I SAM-dependent methyltransferase — encoded protein: MSRSTHHRIEYGDYQTPLELAEKICQKLKALGVKPDAIIEPTCGLGAFLDASARFFPSVKRIIGVEINSAYLDLLRNRQDLLENGRVEIKQGDFFNFDWENLLNDLPGALLVLGNFPWVTNAQLSVIGGANLPEKTNFQHQRGLNAITGKSNFDISEWMLIQVARWLQNRHGYLAMLCKTAVARKLLNHLYSQQLQLADAAIFAIDAEKYFGTAVEACLLFCKFDGVSRHYDYEVFESLESKAGVRAGYRDGVMVRDLAAFDALHHLHGESAIMWRSGVKHDCAEVMEFRKTEKGLVNGLGEAVDIEPDYLFPLLKGSVLANGQVESTTRYVLMTQQFVGESTDDIQKLAPKTWAYLEAHAKHLDSRKSRVHRNQPRFAIFGVGAYTFAPWKIAICGLYKTLQFRLVGEIEGKPAIFDDTVYFLSFADEQQARKIYQLLLSPPATRFFSSMIFWDEKRPIKAGILNRFDWRRLQTLTLRTAPSS
- a CDS encoding M1 family metallopeptidase, with protein sequence MKRISCLSFALLILLNFPHNTTAQKLPSGAYHGNRERNYNIIHYKAELSFDFEKKQVFGKATIRLTPLRRIERFAFDAIHLNVKSVSSSESTDGLAFRATTDSLIIALPQARTPNDTFSVVVQYEANPKGGMYFRRNPDNPKLFYVTTYGENGLHANWLPIYNDVNDKFSTEMLVTVPAPYVVISNGRLLETLTRPDGQKTFHWLQKLPHSNYLISVYIGDFEKGDLAPAHGNIPLSYWVPRGWLKEGAYAFRNATRMVEYFSKLFSYKYPWDKSDQIAVPDYAIGAMEHTGVTGYRAEVLRDQNAPEDFAPNLDEYAGPWTAESTIAHELAHHWFGNTLTCRNLSYLWLNESFASYLMMLWDEEALGKDQLLMDVQIAKDQYIRYVRTQHIIRGLEHHYFDDANSIYNTEHTYLKGAAVLHTLRQVLGDEPYFRALSHYLHKHEFSNVVSEDLKNIRATLTTKMSSAPP